Genomic window (Vigna radiata var. radiata cultivar VC1973A chromosome 1, Vradiata_ver6, whole genome shotgun sequence):
aaatatataataaattacaactAGCTTAAAATAGATATCATTAACTCATACTTATAGctaggtttttaattttaaataaaaaattaatcaacaattcaaataagtttcaatcttgaatttatataaaaaatgtgatCAGAAGTTGTTTATACTTACACAAGAATGTTCAATGGAAGGCCAGATGAAATGAAGTTTGATGCAAAATTTCGAACAGATGTCACTGAACTAAGGTCTAACTCCATGTAATCAAGTTTAGCAGTAGGAATCTCTTTAAGTATTCCTTCTTTCACATCTTTTGCAGTAACCAAATTTCTGACTCCCATAATTACATGAACACCACGCATCGCAAGAACACGAGCAGTCTCAACACCAATACCACTCGTTGCACCTGTTTGTTCTCATTGTCAACAACATCAGAACAAATAATATTCAGTCATTCTCATACAATTATGCATTATTTattatagtataattttttgaaaaaaaaaatctcaaaaatctCATTCATTTTCCAAGATTTATtcgatttttttaattttacagtctgccaataaatgtaataaattaaaattaaaatgtactCTAACTGAATAGAatgtaaaactaattttatttatccacCACACAAGACACATGTATAAATTGTGGAATTCTTCAACTACATTTTATTAAGGATTTTGCTAATAATTTGGGATGATCCAAGGTTAAGCAGATAGACAAAATGCGtaatattaatatgatataaactaaccttgaaaaaaaataggtttaatccaacttaaaaaaattattatatgcaGAACTTGTAAGTCAATGTGTTTAGACTAtgtttaatcataaaaattaaaaactagatAGAAATGTAATAAAAGAAACTGTAGGGGTGCAAAGACGATTTCCTCATTATAGTCTTTTTCAtgtgtcaaataaaaaataatatcaaataaaaaataatatcaaataaatataaaaaacttatatttatcaaaatatctttcttttatatatcattACCTGTCACTCATAGcaataaatacacaaaaaattattttcttaacaccaggaagagaaaattgaaacatcaatttgttaaaaagaagaaaaacaaaagtttatagTTAATCATTCCCAAGATCTCTATTTTAACTAGAAATCTTAAATagatcatttattttttttgtctcaaccGTTAAATAGAGTCAATAGGTTACAAAGACGTTCACGTGACATACTTAATTAACGTGATTCACTGATTTTGTTAATGACGTGCTTAACTGATTTTGTTAATAACATGACGTTACtagtataaatagttttttctatttaatgaaATTACCTGAGTATAATGTATTACACTGTTCAGtaatctctatattttttttgttactatCTCAAAAACCTATTAACTAAGATCATATCTATTCCATTTATCTGTCCCTAGATTAATCAGCAATGTTTTTCtgtatttcatttaatttctgtTTCGATTGAATTGGTCTAAGGATTGGTAGATCTTCCTTCTCggttctttttttatctttttaatcttttttgaTAATACAATCATGGATGGTTgacctgcaaaagacactccTACGCTCAAGCCAGATAtacaaatatgttttataaaggtctatatttttattaggatagatcaAGATGTCTGTACCTGGGTACCAATTGTACATTTATAGGGTTTGTGGCAGCCAAAtgcattgattaaccattagcaCAATATATCTTTTAggcaattaaataaaataatacttgcTAATATACATATTAtccattaatatcatattctcCTATAATATGACCTGTCaatcattcataaataatttatatttgtatttaatatgaccattaaatatattaattggtCATTAATGATATTAACCTTTCCTGATCGGGTGAGTTGTATGTTTTGGCTGTACATTCTCCTTAGCTCATTGGTATAGTACATTAAGCCCTAAGCCTCGAGTTTGTAGGTGCGAAGGGGTTTAAGTATATTTAACGAATTTAAAATGgtgaaaaagattgattactaAAGGTTTTGATGAGAAGACTTTTGGATTTGGATGAGGGTGAGGGTTCACGAAGAATGTTCTTCATCGCTCGGTTTAGAACTAAAGGTATGAGAGTGAGTTCATATAGAATCTCATCGCTCGGTTAGGACAAGGGGTTCTTGGATAAAGTTCCCCATATTTTTAGAACGAGAATAAATCTATATAAAACCTTATGCTCTGTTTAGTATTGAGTGTAGCCCAATACTGTGCACTTGGAATGCTGAAGGCCCAATGCTTCAGTTGGCCCACGAGACTCATTAAACTGATCGTTGGCTGCATGCGTGGCATAAGcgtgaaaatgaaagaagagaagagagagagcgaGGCGACAGAGAACGAGTGGCGATGGAGAGAGAAGGTGTCGGAGACTTCGTCGACGACGTTCCGGCACAGCGGTTGCCGGTGATGCAGAAGGCAAAAAGATAGATCGTGACAAGGTAAGTAAGAAAAACGAATTCTTTCTCTATTATGAACATGAAAGTAATTGAGTTTTCATTTACATCACACACACGGGGAAACAGGGAaggaactctatatatagagttccaTGGGAGAAAAGGAAAACACAAAAACCGTAAAAACAGATTAACTGTCATGAGACagttaagagaataaaaaatgattctcagtagcctcccctcaagctggacaGTGTATGTTTACCAGTCCAAGCGTGGGAATAATCGTTCCAAATTTTACACGATGTGGAAATTTCGTGAAGATGTCAGCCAGCTGTTCGTCGGATCGGACGAGAAGAAGATGTAAGAGGCGCTCCTGGAGTTTTTCGCGGACCACGTGACAATCAAGCTCTATGTGCTTGGTTCGTTCGTGGAAGCTCTGATTGTGAGCTATGTGACGTGCTGATTTGTTGTCGTAATGCAAAACAGGTACCCCAGACTcttcaatttgaaaatcttgTAAAAGATAATGGAGCCACTGTATTTCACATACAGTGGCTGCAAGAGCCCTGTACTCTGCTTCAGTGGAAGATCTGGAAACAGTCTTCTGCTTCTTAGATTTCCAGGAAATGAGTGATGATCCAAGGAAAACGCAAAACCCCGTAGTGGATCTCCTTGTGTTGGGACATGTGGCCCAGTTGGAGTCGCTAAAAGCCTTTAGTTGTTTAGGAGAATTAGCTGCAAAGAATAACCCTTCAGAAGGTGAGGACTTTATATATCTGAGAATATGTTGAATAGCCTGATAATGATAATAGGTGGGAGATTGCATAAATTGACTGAGTAGATTGACAGTAAAACATAAGTCAAGCCTAGTATTGGTAAGATAGAGTAACTTCCCTATCAATCTTCTATAGGATTCAGGATTGGCCAGGTAGTTGTCCTCTTTGTACAGTGTGCTGGTGTCCTTTAGAAAAGGAGTAGAAGAAGGCTTGCAACCCTGTTTCCTCAAGTATGTCCAAGGCATACTTTCTCTGACACAAATGAATTCCCTTCTTGGATCTTGCTACTTCAAgtccaagaaaatatttaagcTCTCCAAGGTCCTTAATACGAAACCTTTTGTGCAAAAGCTCTTTTATGTAGTTAATTTCTTCCATAGAATTTCCTGTTAAcacaatgtcatccacatatacaaGTAAAGCAGTAAAACCAGTGGCAGTTCTTTTGGTAAACAATGAGTGGTCAGACTTGGATTGACTATAATTAACAGATATAAGATAGGAAGATAATTTTTCAAACCATTGCCTACTGGCTTGTTTTAAGCCATATAGAGATTTGGTTAGCTTACATATCAGTCCTTCTTTGCGAGTGTTCATACCTGAAGGTAATTGCATATAGACCTCTTCATTCAAATCTCCATGTAGAAAAGCATTGTCTACATCAAGTTGATGTAGAAACCAATTGTTCGAAGCAGCAAGAGCAATAAGAAGCCTAACAGTAGTAAGTTTAGCTACAGGGGCAAATGTGTCAAGATAGTCTATTCCTTCCTGTTGAGTATATCCTTTTGCTACTAATCGGGCTTTGTACCTCTCAATACTACCATCaactttgtatttaattttatacaccCATTTGCACCCTATGGGGATTTTTCCAGGAGGTAACTGGGTTAGGATCCAAGTATTATTATCTTCTAAAGCTTTAATTTCCTTATTCATAGCTTCCTCCCATTCAGTTTTAGTTTTAGCTTCATTATAAGATTGTGGCTCTTTGTTGTTAGTAATAATCATGATATATTTTGAGTATCTCTCTGATAGGTTGTTGCAattcaacacatttttaatGGATAGGCAGTTTTAAGACTATTTTTAACAGATAAGGATTGATGAACCTGATGAACATAGTCTTTTAGGTAGCCTAGAGTCTTTCTGAGTCTGTTGGATCTTCTGCTTCCATGATTTTCTTGGTCAtcaatattgttgttgttgttgtctctGTCAGCAGAGGCCTGTTCCTGTTCTTCTTGATCAAAATCATCTAACTCATCATTTTTGTCTTCAACCAAAGGATAATGATCCTTTAAAAGATCATTGATAGATTcagctttttcttcttcattgatAGTATCCTGTCAGTTTTCTTGTAGATTGTTGTAAGGGAATACATTCTCATGAAATATGACATTCGTGCTTATGAAAAGTTCTTTGGTGCTTAGATCTAAAACAGTATATCCTTTGACACCACTCTTGTATCCTAGAAAAACTCATTTCCTTGCTCTAGAATCAAGTTTGTTTCTGTTATTTTCTAGAGTGGAAGCAAAACATAAGCATCCAAAAACTTTAAGATCTAAATAAGTAGGTGATTCATTATAAAGCATGTCATAAGGAGTTTTGTTGTTGAGAATAGGCGAAGGTATTCTATTTATTAGAAAGACAGCATGCCCAACAGCGTATGACCAATAAGCTTTAGgtatatttgattgaaaaagGAGACTGCGTGTCACATTAAgtatgtgttgatgttttctttcaacaacaGAGTTTTGTTGAGGTGTCTCAACACAGCTGGTTTGATGATTAATTCCATGCATGTTATAGAAGTTTTCACATCTAAACTCAGGTCCATTGTCAGATCTGATGTTCTTAACCATTTTGTTAAACTGATTCttgattttaatgataaaattctGTAATAAATCTCTTGTTTGTCCTTTATTGTTCATTAGGAAAATCCACGTGTGCCTAGTATAGTCATCTACAATCGTGAGGAAGTATCTATGACCATGAACAGAAATAGCATTTAGGGGTCCCCATATGTCACAGTGTATGATTTCAAAACATTCAGTGGTAGTAGAAATACTCTTTGGGAAAGATAACTTGTGTTGTTTGGCAAAATGACAAGTGTCACAAACAGAATTAACATCTACTTTAACATAGGAAAATTTCTCACATATATGTTTCACAATTTTATGTCCTGGATGGCCTAGTCTAAGATTCCACAGGTTAACATTAACACTCTTACAAGAGAAAACAGTTTTTGAAGTGTAGCTTTAAGCTGGTTTAGGTAAGACTTGTAAGTAATAGAGCCCATTCCAAGATTTAGCATATCCAATCGTCTTCAAAGTATGATTTCCCCTGATCTGACAATGCTTAGAGGAAAAAGTTAGGCTACAATTCATATCCTTGATAAGGCTTTGCATAGATATCAAATTGAAACAGAAATCTAGTATATAaagaacattaaaaatgataaaatcctTGGTAAACTGCACAGTTCCAGCATGTTTTGCAATAAGCATAGTATTGTTTGGCAATTTTATAGAAATTGGTTTGATCTTGTAAAAggtaataaaattgtttttattatgagTAACGTGGTCTGTAGCACCAGTATCGACAATCCAAGAAAAAATACCTTGTTCATTCTCAGTCTCATTTCTCTGAACCTGATTGATCTTGTGTGTGGGAGGTTCATCAATTTTGTCTATCATTTTGAGGAGTTTGTGCATCTGTTCAGGTGTAATAGAATTGAAACCATTACCATTGTTGACATGTTGAATTTTCTGAGTTTCTTCAGAGTCAGTATTGTTCTGGCAGGCATTGACAGTAAGGAGGATAGCCGTGTTTAGAATAACACTCATCTATAGTATGGTTCATTTTGTTACAATATGAACATTGTTTCCCGTAGTTGGGATTTCTTCCCCTTCCTCTGCCTTGACCACGAAACCCAATTCCCCTTCCTTGATGCTCAGCTCCTTTTCCTTGATTTTTCCAATTCTGGTCAGGCTTCCATTGACCATTTCTTCCAGCAATGTTTGCTAGAATTTTAACCTCTGTAGGAATTTGTTTTTCCTGTCTTTCTTGCTGGATAATGAGCGAAAAAACGCGGTTGACATTGGGACGAGGGTCCATTAAGAGTATTTGCGTCTTGACAGTGTTATAAGAATCGTTTAAACCTTTCAGAAAGCATATTACATGCTCGACCTCTCTGTACTATAAGGAAACTCTTGATAAATCGCAACTGCAGGGAGTGACACAAATGCAAGTGGGTATAGGTCTTAAAGATTCCAGTTCCTCCCATAGGATTTTTAAATCCGTAAAAAATTGACTCACCCCTCTTTCACCTTGTCTGATGGAGTGTATTTCTTGTAGTAAGTCAGAGATTTTGAAGTAATCTCCCTTAGAAAATCTTTCCTTGAGCTCATCCCATAGCTCTTTAGCGTCTTCAATGTAAATCACGCTTTCGGCAATGTGGGGTGACAAAGTCTTCGTTATTCAAGATAAAATCATAATGTTGCATCTCTCCCAGGCGTCGTAGACAGCACCACTTTCTTGGGGTCTTTTTATGGATCCATCAATGAACTTCACTTTATTCTTGGAAAGCAGAGCTCTCCTTAAGCTTCTGCTCCAAGAGGAGTAGTTATTCTCGTTTAGCACTTGAGTGATCAGAGTGAGGCCAGGATTTTCACCTGGGTGCAGATAGTAGGGGCTAGCTGGGTTGGACGCTTGATCAAATTGATCCATGGCAGAAGAAAGAAACCACCAAGAAGGCCCAAGAAGGAAACAAGAACAACGAACGAACAACGGAAGTAGAGTAGACACTtagacctgctctgataccatattgaGTGTAGCCCAATACTGTGCACTTGGAATGCTGAAGGCCCAATGCTTCAGTTGGCCCACGAGACTCATTAAACTGATTGTTGGCTGCATGTGTGGCATAAGcgtgaaaatgaaagaagagaagagagagagcgaGGCGACAGAGAACGAGAGGCGATGGAGAGAGAAGGTGTCGGAGACTTCGTCGACGACGTTCCGACACGGCGGTTAGCGGTAATGCAGAAGGCAAAAAGATAGATCGTGACAATGTAAGTAAGAAAAACGAATTCTTTCTCTATTATGAACATGAAAGTAACTGAGTTTTCATTTACATCACACACACAGAGAAACGGGAAaggaactctatatatagagttccatgaaagaaaaggaaaaaaaaaaccgtAAAAACAGATTAACTATCATGAGACACCTAAGAGAATCAAAAATGATTCTCAATATTTAGGACCACAAGTCTCGGAGAACGTTTCCAAGGTATAGTACAATTTCATTATACCTGTGgaaatataaatactaaaactattttttgaattaatttactttatatttggGATTTGTCTTTTTTTGGAATAATCCAACTCTAATTTCCAAATTTTCAAATCGATCAACAGCAGCCTCAAACTTCACCTTCGAcaaagggaaagagaaagagataacGATAAGAGTGTCTCTCCTCCCTGACTTCTTCGCTCGATGAGCATTATAAACATGCGACCACCACATTGGAATCAACAACTTAACGCATTTCAACTATGTCGACAACCTTAATAttctgttttttaaaaatacacgTTACAACATATCACcataaaaacacaataaaaaatacaatatcacaataattatcaaatttcTAAACTCTCTCGATCTGGAATTCGAATGAACACTAATTTTCGTGAATGAATCCCAATTTTTCTAATtgatttccaaatttttgtGTATGAACCTTAAACTCTCTCGTACGAATCAAATccctaatttttaaaaacaaatttatttaattaactttttctaatttctttaatttaaaaaaaaaacaaaaatctacGTTATACGTATTTTAGACTAAAACAGTAATATCAGtataattagatttattttgcaaaactaaaaattcaattaaaaaagaaaactaaaatctaattttagttttgtttaagaaaaagaagtgaagACCTGTAACAATAGCAGTGAGGGCAGTGGCATCGATTCCTTCAGTAACTTGTTCAGCAGTTGAAGCAGATGAAAACCCAGAACCCTTTCTTCTGCtcattctctgttttttttcttctctctcaatgAAAACTCTCACCATACAAAATATAagacttattttataaaagtaataaatttcttataaataatagtGATTGAACATGTATTTATGTGATGATAACGACCCTTCAACAAATTTCTGAGCTAAATTATTACAAACTTGGTACTGAAATACTGTAATCTGAAAAcaattatttgtttgatttgtttttgtaaagaaaatattgtgatatttggaaacaaaatctcaatttcttttttagaaaatctcAAGTAATATATACTCTTAAATTTATTAGCTAACTTGGGtttgaaagtaaattaaaaaaaaaagtgtatttgtttgaaaaataacacAAGAATTCTATCATTTAAACTTTTCAAATcgattaaaagataaattgatttcataatatataatttataaattgatttcacATTATGTAATTAATAAGATGCAAAGTAAATATGTGAATAGAGATGAGAGAATGTAAAATGTGAAGCACAAACTTCAAGAGTGATTAAATGAGACATAAAGACATCAAACTAACACCAACAATTATACCTATATGGATCATTATTCTTTATAGTGTTAGGCTTGGGtaactaaaaatattagtaaatgtCATTACATTACTTCATAGTATAATTATAGTGTAATACACGCAGTATAATTATT
Coding sequences:
- the LOC106762416 gene encoding short-chain dehydrogenase TIC 32, chloroplastic-like; the encoded protein is MSRRKGSGFSSASTAEQVTEGIDATALTAIVTGATSGIGVETARVLAMRGVHVIMGVRNLVTAKDVKEGILKEIPTAKLDYMELDLSSVTSVRNFASNFISSGLPLNILVNNAGIYGTPFTLSENNIELQFATNHIGHFLLTNLLLDTMKKTTHESKREGRIVNVASCAYRLSYRGGIRFDKINDESSYSKFCAYAQSKLA